One Nocardioides luti DNA window includes the following coding sequences:
- a CDS encoding zinc ribbon domain-containing protein has translation MSTTPNPGFARQSGARTVFRVAAVVLALLGAYLLYRGFSTFANTDLDVEDTGAPDGMLTFLGGGLCLMGALVCANLGFMGAAARYGAGETMPVVKDSAAYLSDGEGVLGVGRTVDDAPARTGRFCSSCGVRNDDGARFCDACGSALA, from the coding sequence ATGAGCACCACGCCCAACCCCGGGTTCGCCCGTCAGTCCGGCGCCCGCACGGTCTTCCGTGTCGCCGCCGTCGTGCTGGCCCTCCTGGGTGCCTACCTCCTCTACCGCGGCTTCTCGACGTTCGCGAACACCGACCTCGACGTCGAGGACACCGGCGCCCCCGACGGCATGCTGACGTTCCTCGGCGGCGGTCTGTGCCTGATGGGGGCGCTCGTCTGCGCGAACCTCGGCTTCATGGGGGCGGCCGCCCGGTACGGCGCGGGCGAGACGATGCCGGTCGTGAAGGACTCCGCGGCGTACCTCTCCGACGGCGAGGGGGTGCTCGGCGTCGGCCGCACCGTCGACGACGCCCCGGCGAGGACCGGCCGCTTCTGCTCCTCGTGCGGCGTCCGCAACGACGACGGCGCCCGCTTCTGCGACGCCTGCGGGTCGGCTCTTGCCTGA
- a CDS encoding TerC family protein — translation MTSPLTPMAIDIIGTPTLWTVTLGLVLGLIALDFVLTRRPHEVSLGEALGWSAFYVALPLAFGGYVWWAHGSGRGVEYLTGYLVEKSLSVDNLFVFMLLLAAFAVPKELQQRVLLYGIIGALVLRGIFIAVGAAALAAFDWVFLVFGLVLLVTGVKILRDAIRGHDHAVDVSSMRVVRLARKVMPVTEEYAGPRLTVREAGRRALTPFALVVLAVFATDIVFAIDSVPAVYGITGDPYLVFATNAFALLGLRALYFVLESALSKLVHLSYGLAAILGFIGVKLALHWGHLQWKSVPEIPTLASLGVVVGILAVTVCTSLVASKRAEQREQQETGEQPADVTS, via the coding sequence ATGACCTCCCCGCTCACCCCGATGGCCATCGACATCATCGGCACCCCCACGCTCTGGACCGTCACGCTCGGTCTGGTGCTCGGCCTGATCGCCCTCGACTTCGTCCTGACCCGCCGGCCCCACGAGGTCTCGCTGGGCGAGGCGCTCGGCTGGTCGGCGTTCTACGTCGCACTCCCCCTCGCCTTCGGCGGCTACGTCTGGTGGGCGCACGGCTCGGGCCGCGGCGTGGAGTACCTCACCGGCTACCTCGTCGAGAAGTCGCTCAGCGTCGACAACCTCTTCGTCTTCATGCTGCTCCTGGCCGCGTTCGCGGTCCCCAAGGAGCTGCAGCAGCGGGTGCTGCTCTACGGCATCATCGGCGCCCTCGTGCTGCGCGGCATCTTCATCGCCGTCGGCGCGGCCGCGCTGGCGGCCTTCGACTGGGTCTTCCTGGTCTTCGGCCTGGTCCTGCTCGTCACCGGCGTCAAGATCCTGCGCGACGCGATCCGCGGTCACGACCACGCGGTCGACGTGTCCTCGATGCGGGTGGTGCGCCTGGCCCGCAAGGTGATGCCCGTGACGGAGGAGTACGCCGGCCCGCGCCTGACCGTCCGGGAGGCCGGCCGCCGCGCCCTCACGCCGTTCGCGCTCGTCGTGCTCGCGGTCTTCGCCACCGACATCGTCTTCGCGATCGACTCGGTCCCCGCGGTCTACGGCATCACCGGCGACCCCTACCTGGTCTTCGCCACCAACGCCTTCGCCCTGCTGGGCCTGCGCGCGCTCTACTTCGTCCTCGAGAGCGCGCTCAGCAAGCTCGTGCACCTCAGCTACGGCCTGGCCGCCATCCTGGGCTTCATCGGCGTCAAGCTCGCGCTGCACTGGGGCCACCTGCAGTGGAAGTCCGTCCCCGAGATCCCGACGCTGGCCTCGCTCGGCGTGGTCGTCGGCATCCTGGCGGTGACGGTCTGCACGAGCCTGGTCGCGTCGAAGCGGGCCGAGCAGCGCGAGCAGCAGGAGACGGGCGAGCAGCCCGCCGACGTCACCAGCTGA
- a CDS encoding SAM-dependent methyltransferase yields MTTEPLLRVLARMRGHLLDPDALVKAVASGRQKGQQSPWKRVELRYVDLKAGRHLQVTSYDETQAHTANHAAGPAARDAVDELLDLPFANWHVETTTESHQVRVTKKLEAVVHTSARTEEVEVDRGHDRDKHRLLPEDDAVFLALGLSDASGRMKPSRQAKYRQVEEFLRLLDSSITDALARGKLRKPTAEDPLRIVDLGCGNAYLTFAAQRYLTSVRGLPVRLTGVDVREQSREHNAALAADLGVDADFVVGTILGAQLDPGPEVVLALHACDTATDEALARAVEWDAQLVLAAPCCHHDIAAQLRRTPTPSPYAALTRHGILRERLADTLTDGIRASLMRLQGYRVDVMQFVESQHTPRNTMLRAVRTGGPVKGGGVRNEYDDLVGTWGITPRLAVLLEAADAS; encoded by the coding sequence GTGACCACCGAGCCCCTGCTCCGCGTCCTGGCCCGGATGCGCGGCCACCTGCTCGACCCCGACGCCCTGGTCAAGGCCGTCGCCTCGGGGCGCCAGAAGGGCCAGCAGTCGCCGTGGAAGCGGGTCGAGCTGCGCTACGTCGACCTCAAGGCCGGACGGCACCTGCAGGTGACGTCGTACGACGAGACGCAGGCGCACACCGCGAACCACGCGGCCGGCCCCGCGGCCCGCGACGCCGTCGACGAGCTGCTGGACCTGCCGTTCGCCAACTGGCACGTCGAGACGACGACCGAGAGCCACCAGGTCCGGGTGACCAAGAAGCTCGAGGCCGTCGTGCACACCTCCGCGCGCACCGAGGAGGTCGAGGTCGACCGTGGTCACGACCGCGACAAGCACCGCCTCCTGCCCGAGGACGACGCGGTCTTCCTGGCCCTCGGGCTCTCCGACGCGTCGGGCCGGATGAAGCCGAGCCGCCAGGCGAAGTACCGCCAGGTCGAGGAGTTCCTCCGGCTGCTCGACTCCTCGATCACCGACGCGCTGGCGCGCGGCAAGCTGCGCAAGCCGACCGCCGAGGACCCGCTCCGGATCGTCGACCTGGGCTGCGGCAACGCCTACCTGACCTTCGCGGCGCAGCGCTACCTCACCTCGGTGCGCGGCCTGCCGGTCCGGCTCACCGGGGTCGACGTCCGCGAGCAGTCGCGCGAGCACAACGCCGCCCTGGCCGCCGACCTCGGCGTGGACGCCGACTTCGTCGTCGGCACGATCCTCGGCGCGCAGCTGGACCCCGGCCCCGAGGTGGTGCTGGCCCTGCACGCCTGCGACACCGCCACGGACGAGGCGCTGGCCCGCGCGGTCGAGTGGGACGCCCAGCTCGTCCTCGCCGCGCCCTGCTGCCACCACGACATCGCGGCCCAGCTCCGGCGGACGCCCACGCCGTCGCCGTACGCCGCCCTCACCCGGCACGGCATCCTGCGCGAGCGGCTCGCCGACACCCTGACCGACGGCATCCGGGCGTCGCTGATGCGGCTGCAGGGCTACCGCGTCGACGTCATGCAGTTCGTCGAGAGCCAGCACACGCCCCGCAACACCATGCTCCGCGCGGTCCGCACCGGCGGCCCCGTGAAGGGCGGCGGCGTCCGCAACGAGTACGACGACCTCGTCGGCACCTGGGGGATCACCCCGCGCCTCGCCGTGCTGCTCGAGGCCGCCGACGCGTCGTGA
- a CDS encoding GNAT family N-acetyltransferase, whose product MGRLSLPHLATDRLRLEPVGAAHLPHLVELNADPAVMRFIRGRAATPAETRAEWDERLTARSDLRRGLGYWAGFTRDDAGPERFAGWWSASSVRGRPELSGVGYRLPRAAWGRGLATEGARALLAQAFACPDVERVEATTMVVNTGSRAVLGKLGMSLVETWVQEWDDPVPGWEQGEVRYALDRAAFAAGAQS is encoded by the coding sequence GTGGGCCGGCTGAGCCTGCCCCACCTGGCGACCGACCGGCTCCGCCTGGAGCCGGTCGGCGCCGCGCACCTCCCCCACCTCGTCGAGCTCAACGCCGACCCCGCGGTGATGCGCTTCATCCGCGGCCGGGCCGCCACGCCGGCCGAGACCAGGGCCGAGTGGGACGAGCGGCTCACCGCCCGCTCGGACTTACGCCGCGGCCTGGGCTACTGGGCCGGGTTCACCCGCGACGACGCCGGGCCGGAGCGGTTCGCCGGCTGGTGGTCGGCGAGCAGCGTCCGCGGCCGGCCCGAACTGTCAGGCGTCGGCTACCGCCTGCCCCGGGCCGCCTGGGGCCGCGGCCTGGCGACCGAGGGTGCCCGCGCCCTGCTGGCGCAGGCCTTCGCCTGCCCCGACGTGGAGCGGGTCGAGGCGACCACGATGGTGGTGAACACCGGCTCCCGTGCGGTGCTCGGCAAGCTCGGCATGAGCCTCGTCGAGACCTGGGTGCAGGAGTGGGACGACCCGGTGCCGGGGTGGGAGCAGGGCGAGGTGCGCTACGCCCTCGACCGGGCCGCGTTCGCGGCGGGCGCTCAGTCCTGA
- the serC gene encoding phosphoserine transaminase translates to MTDAVTIPAELLPADGRFGAGPSKIQTSHLDALAATGASLMGTSHRQAPVRDTLGRVREGVAELFSLPEGHEVVLGNGGATAFWDIATFGLIRERSQHLTFGEFSSKFASAAKAAPWLADPSVVAAPPGSLPSPVAEDGVDVYAWAQNETSTAVMAPVVRPAGTSASSSLVLVDATSGAGGLPVDLTETDCYYFAPQKCFASDGGLWISVMSPAALDRAAEIAASDRHVPAFFDLPTAIDNSRKNQTYNTPAVATLFLMAEQLDWMNAHGGLAGMVARTTASSDALYGWAERTSYTFPYVAEPAHRSLVIGTIDFEDAVSADAVAAALRANGIVDTEPYRKLGRNQLRIAMYPAVDPADVEALTGCIEYVVERL, encoded by the coding sequence ATGACCGACGCCGTGACCATTCCCGCCGAGCTCCTGCCCGCCGACGGCCGCTTCGGTGCCGGCCCGTCGAAGATCCAGACCTCGCACCTCGACGCGCTCGCCGCGACCGGGGCGTCGCTGATGGGCACCTCCCATCGGCAGGCGCCGGTGCGCGACACGCTCGGGCGGGTCCGCGAGGGGGTGGCGGAGCTGTTCTCGCTGCCCGAGGGCCACGAGGTCGTGCTCGGCAACGGCGGCGCCACGGCGTTCTGGGACATCGCGACCTTCGGGCTGATCCGCGAGAGGAGCCAGCACCTGACCTTCGGGGAGTTCTCCTCGAAGTTCGCCTCGGCCGCGAAGGCCGCGCCGTGGCTGGCCGACCCGTCGGTGGTCGCGGCGCCCCCCGGCTCGCTGCCGAGCCCCGTCGCCGAGGACGGCGTCGACGTCTACGCCTGGGCGCAGAACGAGACCTCCACGGCCGTGATGGCCCCCGTGGTGCGCCCGGCCGGGACGTCCGCCTCGTCGTCGCTGGTCCTGGTCGACGCCACGTCCGGTGCCGGCGGCCTGCCCGTCGACCTGACCGAGACCGACTGCTACTACTTCGCCCCGCAGAAGTGCTTCGCCTCCGACGGCGGGCTGTGGATCTCGGTCATGTCGCCCGCCGCGCTCGACCGGGCCGCCGAGATCGCCGCGTCCGACCGGCACGTCCCGGCGTTCTTCGACCTGCCCACGGCGATCGACAACTCGCGCAAGAACCAGACCTACAACACCCCCGCGGTCGCGACGCTGTTCCTGATGGCCGAGCAGCTGGACTGGATGAACGCCCACGGCGGCCTCGCCGGCATGGTCGCGCGGACCACGGCCTCGTCCGACGCGCTCTACGGCTGGGCCGAGCGGACGTCGTACACCTTCCCCTACGTCGCCGAGCCCGCCCACCGCTCGCTCGTCATCGGCACCATCGACTTCGAGGACGCGGTCTCCGCCGACGCCGTCGCCGCCGCCCTGCGCGCCAACGGCATCGTCGACACCGAGCCCTACCGCAAGCTCGGCCGCAACCAGCTGCGGATCGCGATGTACCCCGCCGTCGACCCGGCCGACGTCGAGGCGCTCACCGGGTGCATCGAGTACGTCGTCGAGCGGCTCTGA
- a CDS encoding YybH family protein, whose product MGDLEIAVEAVARLQRCLRERDVEGAVACFVEDGATYGADLGEHAHGHEELRDFMGLLFKLPVTVGWEFETIYARRSGDILWFVAPAQAVVTSSDGTVESLEFRLSGVLRDTPDGWLFELFNGTEPVVTDVVSW is encoded by the coding sequence ATGGGTGACCTGGAGATCGCGGTCGAGGCCGTGGCGCGCCTCCAGCGGTGCCTGCGGGAGCGCGACGTCGAGGGGGCCGTCGCCTGCTTCGTGGAGGACGGGGCGACGTACGGCGCCGACCTCGGCGAGCACGCCCACGGCCACGAGGAGCTCCGGGACTTCATGGGGCTGCTCTTCAAGCTGCCCGTGACCGTGGGCTGGGAGTTCGAGACGATCTACGCCCGCCGCAGCGGCGACATCCTGTGGTTCGTCGCGCCGGCGCAGGCCGTGGTGACCAGCTCGGACGGCACCGTCGAGAGCCTGGAGTTCCGGCTGTCGGGCGTCCTGCGCGACACCCCGGACGGCTGGCTCTTCGAGCTCTTCAACGGCACCGAGCCGGTCGTCACCGACGTCGTCAGCTGGTGA
- a CDS encoding WD40 repeat domain-containing protein, which produces MNLNRDGVLGFLVLLPFLMGAAAAPADQPGQVAFTFQDPEIVESSGLVLQDGLVLTTNDSGDVGRVFAVDPAIGETVGVTRWSDDPVDVEALAPAGDGEVWVGDIGDNSDDRDDVQVARVPVGRGDRTVDPTTYDLVYAGGPVNAETLMSDPTTGRLYVASKSVFGGRLFEAPARLDPDRPNRLRPIGDVLPIATDGVFLPDGRHVVIRDYSVATVYTFPALEEVATFRLPTQDQGEGLTVDGDGGLLVSTEGQGTDVLRVRLPDAVRRAMAAADPSASASPDGGPSSRATVGATSSPEPGRDASAGTADGRSTWPWFLGAWLGLGGVGLLVLALRRR; this is translated from the coding sequence GTGAACCTGAACCGCGACGGCGTGCTGGGCTTCCTGGTGCTGCTGCCGTTCCTGATGGGGGCGGCGGCCGCGCCCGCCGACCAGCCCGGACAGGTGGCCTTCACCTTCCAGGACCCCGAGATCGTGGAGTCCAGCGGGCTCGTGCTCCAGGACGGGCTGGTCCTCACCACCAACGACTCCGGTGACGTCGGCCGGGTCTTCGCCGTCGACCCCGCGATCGGCGAGACCGTCGGCGTGACCCGGTGGTCCGACGACCCCGTCGACGTCGAGGCGCTCGCGCCCGCGGGTGACGGCGAGGTCTGGGTCGGTGACATCGGCGACAACTCCGACGACCGCGACGACGTCCAGGTGGCCCGGGTCCCGGTCGGACGGGGCGACCGGACGGTCGACCCCACCACGTACGACCTCGTCTACGCCGGCGGGCCGGTCAACGCCGAGACGCTGATGAGCGACCCGACGACCGGACGGCTCTACGTCGCCAGCAAGAGCGTCTTCGGTGGTCGGCTCTTCGAGGCGCCCGCCCGGCTCGACCCCGACCGGCCCAACCGGCTGCGGCCGATCGGCGACGTGCTGCCGATCGCGACCGACGGCGTCTTCCTGCCCGACGGGCGGCACGTGGTGATCCGTGACTACTCGGTCGCGACCGTCTACACCTTCCCCGCGCTGGAGGAGGTCGCGACGTTCCGGCTGCCGACGCAGGACCAGGGGGAGGGGCTGACCGTCGACGGCGACGGCGGCCTGCTGGTCAGCACCGAGGGGCAGGGCACCGACGTGCTGCGGGTGCGGCTGCCCGACGCCGTACGCCGGGCGATGGCGGCGGCGGACCCGTCCGCGTCGGCGTCCCCCGACGGGGGCCCGTCCTCGCGGGCTACCGTGGGGGCCACTTCGTCGCCGGAGCCGGGTCGGGACGCGTCCGCCGGGACCGCCGACGGGCGCTCGACCTGGCCGTGGTTCCTCGGCGCGTGGCTGGGCCTCGGCGGCGTCGGGCTGCTGGTCCTCGCGCTGCGGCGTCGCTGA
- a CDS encoding citrate synthase 2 yields the protein MTEVHHGLEGVVAFESEIAEPDKEGSALRYRGVDIEDIVGRVPFENVWGLLIDGAYQPGLAPAEPYNLPVHTGDVRVDVQAAVAMLAPAFGFGQTYDISDEQAREDIGRLAVMVLSYAAQSARGLNQPVVPQKAVDEGKTLAEKFLIRWKGEADPKHAHAIDAYWSSAAEHGMNASTFTARVITSTGADVAAAFSGAIGAMSGPLHGGAPARVLTMIEDVEKSGDATAYVKGLLDSGERLMGFGHRVYRAEDPRARVLRRTAKELDAPRYAVAEALEQAALKELRERRPDRVLETNVEFWAAIVLDFAEVPSNMFTAMFTCARTGGWSAHILEQKRTGRLIRPSAVYTGPASRKADEVDGWKSEWAG from the coding sequence ATGACCGAGGTACACCACGGACTCGAAGGTGTCGTTGCGTTCGAGTCCGAGATCGCCGAGCCCGACAAGGAAGGCTCCGCGCTGCGCTACCGCGGCGTGGACATCGAGGACATCGTCGGGCGGGTGCCGTTCGAGAACGTCTGGGGCCTGCTGATCGACGGCGCCTACCAGCCCGGCCTCGCCCCGGCCGAGCCCTACAACCTGCCGGTCCACACCGGTGACGTCCGCGTCGACGTGCAAGCCGCCGTGGCCATGCTCGCGCCGGCGTTCGGCTTCGGCCAGACCTACGACATCTCCGACGAGCAGGCCCGCGAGGACATCGGCCGGCTCGCCGTGATGGTCCTGTCGTACGCCGCCCAGTCGGCGCGCGGCCTGAACCAGCCGGTCGTCCCCCAGAAGGCCGTCGACGAGGGCAAGACGCTCGCCGAGAAGTTCCTGATCCGCTGGAAGGGCGAGGCCGACCCCAAGCACGCCCACGCGATCGACGCCTACTGGAGCAGCGCGGCCGAGCACGGCATGAACGCCTCCACGTTCACCGCGCGCGTCATCACCTCCACGGGTGCCGACGTCGCGGCCGCGTTCTCCGGCGCCATCGGCGCGATGAGCGGCCCGCTGCACGGCGGAGCCCCGGCCCGCGTGCTGACGATGATCGAGGACGTCGAGAAGTCCGGGGACGCCACGGCGTACGTCAAGGGCCTGCTCGACTCCGGCGAGCGGCTGATGGGCTTCGGCCACCGCGTCTACCGCGCGGAGGACCCGCGCGCCCGCGTCCTGCGTCGTACGGCGAAGGAGCTCGACGCCCCGCGCTACGCCGTCGCCGAGGCGCTGGAGCAGGCGGCCCTCAAGGAGCTGCGCGAGCGTCGTCCCGACCGCGTCCTCGAGACCAACGTCGAGTTCTGGGCGGCCATCGTCCTCGACTTCGCCGAGGTCCCGTCGAACATGTTCACCGCGATGTTCACCTGCGCCCGCACCGGCGGCTGGTCGGCGCACATCCTGGAGCAGAAGCGCACGGGCCGCCTGATCCGTCCGTCCGCCGTCTACACCGGCCCGGCGTCCCGCAAGGCCGACGAGGTCGACGGCTGGAAGTCGGAGTGGGCCGGCTGA
- a CDS encoding O-acetyl-ADP-ribose deacetylase yields the protein MPVLTAVQGDITRQDVDAVVNAANRAMRGGGGVDGAIHRAGGPAVLEDCRARFPHGLATGDAGWTTAGDLPARWVIHVVGPDRRAGETDRSLLVSCYTRALAVADELGARSVAFPLVSAGVYGWPKDDAIDAAVTTLRSTPTSVREARIVAFDRATYDLVRAALG from the coding sequence GTGCCGGTCCTGACGGCGGTGCAGGGCGACATCACCCGGCAGGACGTCGACGCGGTCGTGAACGCCGCCAACCGCGCGATGCGCGGCGGCGGGGGCGTCGACGGGGCGATCCACCGGGCGGGCGGCCCGGCGGTCCTCGAGGACTGCCGGGCGCGCTTCCCGCACGGGTTGGCCACGGGGGACGCCGGGTGGACGACCGCCGGGGACCTGCCGGCACGCTGGGTGATCCACGTGGTCGGTCCCGACCGGCGTGCGGGCGAGACCGACCGGTCGCTCCTGGTCTCGTGCTACACCCGCGCCCTGGCCGTCGCCGACGAGCTCGGGGCCCGGTCGGTGGCGTTCCCGCTGGTCAGCGCCGGGGTCTACGGGTGGCCCAAGGACGACGCCATCGACGCGGCCGTGACCACGCTGCGCTCCACCCCGACCTCCGTGCGCGAGGCCCGCATCGTGGCGTTCGACCGGGCGACGTACGACCTGGTGCGCGCGGCGCTGGGGTAG
- a CDS encoding GNAT family N-acetyltransferase, whose amino-acid sequence MPDLEIRRVGYGQPDALALIEQVQQEYVRRYGGPDETPLEHAMFDPPLGSFFVAYDGGEPVATGAWRRSGVEALGSTATAEIKRMYVVPSHRGAGVARAVLAHLETTAAEAGADVLVLETGTRQPEAIALYESSGYTPVAGFGHYRDEPLSRCFGKRLTARPDHQV is encoded by the coding sequence TTGCCTGACCTCGAGATCCGTCGGGTCGGCTACGGCCAGCCCGACGCGCTGGCGCTGATCGAGCAGGTCCAGCAGGAGTACGTCCGGCGCTACGGCGGCCCCGACGAGACCCCGCTCGAGCACGCGATGTTCGACCCGCCGCTCGGCAGCTTCTTCGTCGCCTACGACGGGGGCGAGCCGGTCGCGACGGGGGCGTGGCGCCGCTCGGGCGTCGAGGCGCTCGGCAGCACCGCGACCGCGGAGATCAAGCGGATGTACGTCGTACCCTCGCACCGCGGGGCCGGCGTCGCCCGGGCCGTGCTCGCCCACCTCGAGACCACCGCGGCGGAGGCCGGTGCGGACGTCCTGGTCCTGGAGACCGGGACCCGCCAGCCGGAGGCGATCGCGCTGTACGAGTCGTCGGGCTACACGCCCGTCGCGGGCTTCGGGCACTACCGCGACGAGCCGCTCTCGCGGTGCTTCGGCAAGCGCCTCACGGCCCGCCCGGACCACCAGGTCTAG
- a CDS encoding DNA topoisomerase IB, which yields MPRTRRSSPDQPGWTRRRAGKGFVYLDQDGERLPDEDAQRVRDLVIPPAWKDVWVCPWPNGHLQAVGTDDAGRRQYLYHPDWRTKRDSEKFDRVLGFGKALSRARERVLTDLGTEDMSLSRACAVAVRLLDLGYFRIGNDVYADQNGSFGLTTLERRHVRRQGDALVFSFTGKSGVDHRIQIDDPPTVDALEVMRRRRGGGDRMLAFKDGRSWVSLDSSRVNDYVREATGIEATAKDFRTWHATVIAAAALAESPEKGETKASRKRAVSATMKEVAEFLGNTPTLARSSYVDPRVVDAYEEGRTISKATRKAYDKTDERQAALERATLKLVKEQS from the coding sequence ATGCCGAGGACCCGCCGCTCGTCCCCCGACCAGCCGGGCTGGACCCGCCGCCGTGCCGGGAAGGGATTCGTCTACCTCGACCAGGACGGCGAGCGCCTCCCCGACGAGGACGCCCAGCGGGTCCGCGACCTGGTGATCCCGCCGGCCTGGAAGGACGTGTGGGTCTGCCCGTGGCCCAACGGGCACCTGCAGGCGGTCGGCACCGACGACGCCGGGCGCCGGCAGTACCTCTACCACCCGGACTGGCGCACGAAGCGGGACAGCGAGAAGTTCGACCGCGTGCTCGGCTTCGGCAAGGCGCTCTCGCGCGCCCGCGAGCGGGTCCTGACCGACCTCGGCACCGAGGACATGTCGCTCTCGCGCGCGTGCGCCGTCGCGGTGCGGCTGCTGGACCTGGGGTACTTCCGGATCGGCAACGACGTCTACGCCGACCAGAACGGCAGCTTCGGCCTCACCACGCTGGAGCGCCGGCACGTGCGGCGCCAGGGCGACGCGCTGGTGTTCTCCTTCACCGGCAAGTCCGGCGTCGACCACCGCATCCAGATCGACGACCCGCCGACCGTGGACGCCCTCGAGGTGATGCGCCGGCGCCGGGGCGGGGGCGACCGGATGCTGGCCTTCAAGGACGGGCGGTCGTGGGTGTCGCTGGACTCGTCGCGGGTCAACGACTACGTGCGCGAGGCGACCGGGATCGAGGCGACGGCCAAGGACTTCCGGACCTGGCACGCCACCGTCATCGCTGCCGCGGCGCTGGCGGAGTCGCCCGAGAAGGGGGAGACGAAGGCGTCGCGCAAGCGGGCCGTCTCGGCGACGATGAAGGAGGTCGCGGAGTTCCTCGGCAACACCCCGACGCTCGCGCGGTCGTCGTACGTCGACCCCCGCGTGGTCGACGCCTACGAGGAAGGCCGGACGATCTCGAAGGCCACGCGCAAGGCCTACGACAAGACCGACGAGCGGCAGGCCGCCCTGGAGCGGGCCACGCTGAAGCTGGTCAAGGAGCAGTCGTGA